The sequence AAGATTTTGAAATATTTCTTCGTTTCGAAAGAAATTTTTCAGACAACACGCTCGACGCCTATGTTCGGGACATTAAGAAACTAAAAGATTACGCAGAAGAAGATCTGGAAAATATTGGACCAGATTCTATCGGTTACGAAAACCTGCAGGAATACATTTTCAATCTTTCTAAACAGAAATTCAGTGAGAGATCACAGGCAAGATGGATATCTTCTATCAAAGCCTTCTTCAAATTTCTTTTGGAAGATGAATATCGTGAAGACAACCCTGCTGCGTTACTTGAAGGTCCTAAACTGGGACTATACCTACCGGATACGTTAAGTCTGCCGGATATTAATAAAATTACTGCTGCTATTGAGGTTAATACAGATCTCGGAAGAAGAAATCAATGTATCATAGAGGTACTTTACGGTTGCGGACTCCGTGTATCTGAACTGATTGACCTTAAAATCTCTAATATCAATTTCAAGGAGCAATATATTAAAGTACACGGAAAGGGAAATAAGACCCGTTTTGTACCTTTAGCTGATTATACCGCAGAATTACTTGAAAGTTATATCAAGGAAGTACGCTCTAAAGGAAAAATTAATAAGAAATATGAAGACACTCTGTTTTTGAACAGTCGTGGAACTTCCATGTCAAGAGTGATCGTATTTCTTATTATTAAAGAACTTACTGATAAAGCAGGAGTTAATAAGAAAATTTCTCCACATACATTCAGGCATTCTTTTGCTACTCATTTATTGCAGAATGGAGCGGATCTCCGTTATATCCAGGAAATGTTGGGCCACTCCAGTATTACCACGACAGAGATCTATACTCACCTGAAGACAGAAGAGTTAAGGGATGTTATCCTAAGTTATCACCCGAGAAATATGAATATCACTCAGTGAAACTAATGGTTTATCAGGCCTTTGAAAAATAATTATAGACGGATGAAAGTATTGAAATATTGCCCAAGCTGTGGCAAAGAGACCTTACATTGGGATGGTGAAAAGAAATGGAACTGTCCTGAATGTGGTTTTACCCTGTACAACAACGTAGCAGGCGCTGTAGCGGTTGTTATAAGATGTGGCGATGAAATTTATCTTACCCGAAGAAACAGAGACCCTAAAAAAGGGAAGCTTGATCTTGCAGGAGGTTTTGTTGACCCTAAAGAAAGCGCAGAGGAAACCTGTAAAAGAGAACTTTTTGAAGAACTTCAGCTTAACATTGATATTTCCAACCTGAAATACCTCACCAGTCTTCCGAATATCTATCAGTATAAAGAAATTGATTACAATACTATTGATCTCTTTTATGAATATAATGTTTCGAAGAAATTTGAGGTAAATCTTGAACTTTCAGAGATCT is a genomic window of Chryseobacterium nakagawai containing:
- the xerD gene encoding site-specific tyrosine recombinase XerD, translated to MTWDEKIKDFEIFLRFERNFSDNTLDAYVRDIKKLKDYAEEDLENIGPDSIGYENLQEYIFNLSKQKFSERSQARWISSIKAFFKFLLEDEYREDNPAALLEGPKLGLYLPDTLSLPDINKITAAIEVNTDLGRRNQCIIEVLYGCGLRVSELIDLKISNINFKEQYIKVHGKGNKTRFVPLADYTAELLESYIKEVRSKGKINKKYEDTLFLNSRGTSMSRVIVFLIIKELTDKAGVNKKISPHTFRHSFATHLLQNGADLRYIQEMLGHSSITTTEIYTHLKTEELRDVILSYHPRNMNITQ
- a CDS encoding NUDIX hydrolase; its protein translation is MKVLKYCPSCGKETLHWDGEKKWNCPECGFTLYNNVAGAVAVVIRCGDEIYLTRRNRDPKKGKLDLAGGFVDPKESAEETCKRELFEELQLNIDISNLKYLTSLPNIYQYKEIDYNTIDLFYEYNVSKKFEVNLELSEISEAVWIPLQELDLDEIAFDSQKKFFEGYLKK